One region of Gammaproteobacteria bacterium genomic DNA includes:
- a CDS encoding HDOD domain-containing protein, which yields MKERLHKWLDKIGTLNFPVFQHTKTRFEDEASLNNEIVTDILENDVGMAINVIHHVNTHARGHLNHRLTTLDYAAMMLGIGKIREIALNSQSVEGLPDQLTPHILQAYGHALQSALLAREISMMRNDLVPDELYLAGLLHSLGGLSMWLLAPAGMRSVSRLLQRQCRTSDEVEYLVFGFTQNDLSYVLARKWNMPDAVSEAMQAGAASQARLRGVMMAEQLSFLIENNGDTSAVTTCLAQIALFLGREPEGVLERLYIIHNNYLKVAKQYGMPFDERLARWQGAAEKGQGAAAVPSNSEPLDERYTICIAPRFELLTFFDGYLDGDAGQGDFSIADFLDQAVHLLHDAVGLNRVMYATVVSDTDCLQARYSAGADRDISFNLLSVDLSQNSIFKQLLDQQSPLWVTTAMWDKMSETIPSILGKINPTQSFFAYGFSIRGKPHGVFYADRRVKACQLDHHAFQRFQALVERYQLLVNQQLD from the coding sequence ATGAAGGAGCGTCTACATAAGTGGCTGGATAAGATTGGTACGCTGAATTTTCCGGTATTTCAGCATACAAAAACACGCTTTGAAGATGAGGCGAGTCTTAATAATGAAATAGTGACCGATATTCTGGAAAACGATGTGGGTATGGCGATTAATGTTATCCACCATGTTAATACTCACGCCCGTGGTCACCTTAATCACCGACTGACCACCCTTGATTATGCTGCCATGATGTTGGGGATTGGCAAGATTCGTGAGATTGCTCTTAATAGCCAGTCAGTTGAGGGGTTGCCTGATCAGTTGACTCCCCATATATTGCAGGCGTATGGGCACGCTTTGCAGAGTGCGTTACTGGCTCGGGAAATTTCGATGATGCGGAATGATCTGGTGCCGGATGAGCTCTATTTGGCGGGTTTGCTGCACAGCTTGGGTGGGTTGTCGATGTGGTTGTTGGCACCGGCAGGTATGCGTTCGGTTAGTCGGTTGTTGCAGCGACAGTGCCGTACTTCTGATGAGGTGGAGTATCTGGTTTTTGGCTTTACTCAGAATGATTTGTCGTATGTTTTAGCCAGAAAATGGAATATGCCCGATGCGGTGAGTGAGGCGATGCAGGCAGGTGCTGCAAGCCAGGCGCGCTTAAGGGGCGTGATGATGGCGGAGCAGCTGAGTTTCCTGATTGAAAATAATGGCGATACCTCGGCTGTAACCACATGTTTGGCACAAATTGCGCTGTTTCTTGGGCGTGAGCCTGAGGGGGTGCTGGAGCGGTTATACATCATCCATAATAACTATCTGAAAGTCGCTAAGCAGTACGGAATGCCCTTTGATGAGCGGCTGGCGCGCTGGCAGGGTGCTGCTGAGAAAGGGCAGGGTGCTGCTGCAGTACCCTCGAACAGCGAGCCTCTGGATGAGCGCTATACCATCTGTATTGCACCGCGCTTTGAGCTGCTCACTTTTTTTGATGGCTATCTTGATGGTGATGCGGGTCAGGGTGACTTTTCTATTGCTGATTTTCTCGATCAGGCGGTTCATCTGCTGCATGATGCGGTGGGACTCAATCGAGTGATGTATGCGACAGTCGTTAGCGATACAGACTGTTTACAGGCACGCTATAGTGCCGGTGCTGATCGTGATATTTCATTTAACCTGTTAAGTGTCGATTTATCCCAAAACTCTATTTTTAAGCAGCTGCTAGATCAGCAGTCGCCCCTTTGGGTGACTACCGCGATGTGGGATAAAATGTCGGAGACGATTCCGAGCATTTTAGGCAAAATAAATCCTACACAGAGTTTCTTTGCCTATGGTTTTTCTATTCGGGG
- a CDS encoding helicase yields MGNYADRGGYHGIHDETVDYTEIPWRNGRFDPHDLSNKLATLARAKHALSMWQTLHQSRTLAFCVSRIHAEFMADYFCQAGVRAAAVHAASAMPRHAALKQLEAGALEVVFSVDLFNEGVDLPAIDTVMMLRPTESKILFLQQLGRGLRLHPGKDHVQVLDFIGNHKAFLNKPESLFGVRSLREFVQRQQNNDLPLPKGCYANYELAVIDFLQQVIKRLPKGVIDTYELLKSTNQVRPSAVDLYHAEINFTKIRKKFGSWFGLIENRNDFNEHQQAVLQKHHAYFLDIEKAAMTKSYKMVLLEALLELDGFVQPQTIHDLAIRSGEILLRRLPLIAKDLPERFKNLADTLITRPGQWITYWNSNPVNAFIGGNRKQGERFFILDGDKLKPNFILATEDRDLFYSMTQELVDYKLAMYMDREDVPVNVEANQDWDELPFFPNLKIACGHFKAADGENKAIVKIPPHYRVNPARHFIARASGHSMNGGKHPICDGDYLLMELISSERAGSISNQIMAVERHDASGEDQYVLRVVRKRGTGDYYLQANNPDYANFDATEDMRTFARLREIIAPGDVLET; encoded by the coding sequence ATGGGCAACTATGCTGACAGAGGGGGCTATCATGGTATTCATGATGAAACGGTGGACTACACGGAAATTCCTTGGCGTAACGGTCGCTTTGATCCTCATGACCTGAGCAATAAGCTGGCAACGCTCGCCCGTGCAAAACATGCGCTTTCGATGTGGCAAACCTTGCACCAAAGTCGCACTTTGGCGTTCTGTGTCTCACGAATTCATGCGGAGTTCATGGCAGATTATTTTTGCCAGGCAGGTGTTCGTGCCGCGGCGGTACATGCGGCATCTGCTATGCCTCGTCATGCTGCATTGAAACAGTTGGAAGCCGGAGCATTGGAGGTTGTTTTTTCGGTTGATCTATTTAATGAGGGTGTAGACCTCCCAGCTATTGATACGGTGATGATGCTCAGGCCGACTGAATCGAAAATTTTATTTCTGCAGCAACTGGGCCGTGGTCTGCGACTGCATCCCGGTAAAGATCATGTGCAGGTATTGGATTTCATTGGAAACCATAAGGCATTTCTGAATAAACCGGAGTCTTTGTTTGGTGTGCGCTCTTTGCGTGAATTTGTTCAGCGACAACAAAATAACGATTTGCCGCTACCCAAGGGGTGTTACGCCAATTATGAACTGGCTGTAATCGATTTTTTACAACAGGTAATCAAGCGCCTGCCTAAAGGAGTTATTGATACCTACGAGCTTTTGAAGTCAACGAATCAAGTGCGGCCCAGCGCGGTCGACCTGTATCATGCGGAAATTAATTTCACAAAAATCAGAAAAAAGTTTGGCAGCTGGTTTGGCTTGATTGAAAATCGGAATGATTTTAACGAGCATCAGCAAGCCGTACTACAAAAACATCACGCCTATTTTCTCGATATAGAAAAAGCGGCCATGACAAAGTCCTACAAGATGGTGTTGCTGGAGGCGTTATTGGAACTTGATGGTTTTGTTCAGCCGCAGACGATACACGATTTGGCGATTCGCTCAGGTGAAATTTTACTGCGCCGTTTGCCATTGATTGCCAAGGACCTACCTGAGCGTTTTAAAAATTTAGCAGATACTCTCATAACACGGCCTGGCCAATGGATTACTTACTGGAACTCCAACCCCGTGAATGCATTTATTGGTGGCAATAGAAAGCAGGGCGAGCGGTTTTTCATTCTGGATGGGGATAAACTGAAGCCAAACTTTATATTGGCAACAGAAGACCGTGATCTCTTTTATTCAATGACTCAAGAGTTGGTGGACTACAAGCTGGCAATGTATATGGACCGAGAAGATGTGCCCGTCAATGTGGAGGCCAATCAAGATTGGGATGAGCTTCCCTTTTTTCCTAATCTCAAAATTGCTTGTGGTCATTTCAAAGCTGCAGACGGTGAAAATAAAGCTATAGTAAAAATTCCACCACATTATCGTGTTAACCCAGCGCGTCATTTTATTGCTCGTGCTTCAGGTCATTCGATGAATGGTGGCAAGCATCCCATCTGTGATGGTGACTATCTACTAATGGAATTAATCAGCTCGGAGCGTGCCGGTTCGATCAGCAATCAAATCATGGCTGTCGAGAGACACGATGCAAGCGGTGAGGATCAATATGTTTTGCGGGTAGTGAGAAAGCGCGGTACTGGTGACTATTATCTTCAGGCAAACAATCCCGACTATGCAAATTTTGATGCCACCGAGGATATGCGTACCTTTGCGCGCTTGCGAGAAATCATTGCACCCGGCGATGTGCTAGAAACTTGA